The following nucleotide sequence is from Pseudoliparis swirei isolate HS2019 ecotype Mariana Trench chromosome 7, NWPU_hadal_v1, whole genome shotgun sequence.
GGGGcctggtgacacctcctcctcatgattTAAGGAGCAGAGTgatggagcagagaggaggtgaagaacgaCTTCCTGAAAGGAGAAAAGGAGAATTAaatgagaggagaaggaaaaaagagaagaatctacggctgtcctcctcctcctcctcctcctgcagactGCCACCTGAGGTCCTGGGGCCTCTGGAAACCATcacctactcctcctcctgctcctcctcctcccccccgtcGGGTCCTGTACCCGGCCTCCAGGTCCCGGCGGCCCCCCCAGAGGGAGGACCCGGACCCAGCCCGCCGCtggctgctgctcctctgcgcTCTCGTGTTCCTGCAGATCTACACGGAGGAGACGCACACCTGCACAGGTAGCTCACTGACACCCGGTCtgtcgaggaggagaggaggcgaggagacaaggaggcaaGGGGACGAGGTCACAAGGAGACATGCTTAGTTATGTTTAGCTTTGCTGAATGTTTTTTAGTtcaattcattaaaaaatagaataatgtTAAACATTCTGTGTTAAATACACAGATaatacacaggtagtacacaggtAATACACAGGTAATacacaggtagatacacaggtagatacacaggtacatacacaggtagatacacaggtagatacacagGTAATACACAGGTAAATacacaggtagatacacagGTAATACACAGGTAAATacacaggtagatacacagGTAATACACAGGTAAATACACAG
It contains:
- the LOC130196066 gene encoding uncharacterized proline-rich protein-like, which codes for MRGEGKKRRIYGCPPPPPPPADCHLRSWGLWKPSPTPPPAPPPPPRRVLYPASRSRRPPQREDPDPARRWLLLLCALVFLQIYTEETHTCTELQNQNQNHNQNHNQDTAVPHPQQGERGLCSVQGGTGEEPWRIQMVGGASETQL